Proteins encoded within one genomic window of Gammaproteobacteria bacterium:
- a CDS encoding type I secretion system permease/ATPase, protein MGVNDQPKNPETERPVTPLRAALNQYRGGFIAIAAFSSLVNILMLVSPVYMLQMYDRVLTSGSGETLAMLTLIAVFLLVCFGFLEWVRQRLMQRIALALGLNMANDVLASAFRSNLASQQQSSTQPVRDLDSIRQFMGSPTIFAFFDIPWTPIFTAVIFIFHPLLGAVATFGALVIFTLGMLAEFRSRLPMRAAAIEGLQSHQLLESSMRNSDALKAMGMFEGLMDRWRGRHRRSAAFQSAAAGRLSALLASTKAFRFSVQVGILGTGAYLVLQGDLTPGMMIAGSIIMGRALQPIEQGITAWRGFVGARQAWRRVNALLEGFGADPDADATDLPRPEGKVEAENLSTVPPGGETPVVRGVNFTLQSGTLTGLIGPSGSGKSSLASVMMGVWPPSEGALRLDGASIDGWSDHLRLKHFGYLPQTVELFEGTVAENISRLQEPEAEAVIAAAQMAGCHDVIMRLPGNYSSPIGAGGRGLSAGQRQRVALARALYDDPAFVVLDEPDSNLDSEGQEALAQVLDTLRERRITTVLITHNIRLLRRVDRIGVMNEGQLVNFGPRDEVLGQFAKPKAQARAGRPAQQPAGPAKPIQVKYTQ, encoded by the coding sequence ATTGGTGTGAACGACCAGCCCAAGAACCCCGAAACCGAGCGTCCCGTCACGCCTTTGCGGGCGGCGCTGAACCAGTACCGCGGCGGATTTATCGCCATCGCGGCGTTCAGTTCGCTGGTGAACATCCTGATGCTGGTCTCGCCGGTGTATATGCTGCAGATGTACGACCGCGTGCTCACCAGCGGCAGCGGCGAAACGCTGGCGATGCTCACGCTCATCGCGGTTTTTCTGCTGGTCTGCTTCGGTTTTCTCGAATGGGTCCGGCAGCGGCTCATGCAGCGGATCGCCCTGGCGCTGGGCCTGAACATGGCCAACGACGTGCTGGCCAGCGCGTTCCGCAGCAACCTGGCCAGTCAGCAGCAGAGCTCCACTCAGCCCGTGCGGGATCTCGATTCCATTCGCCAGTTCATGGGCAGTCCCACGATCTTCGCCTTTTTCGACATTCCCTGGACGCCCATCTTCACGGCGGTGATCTTCATATTTCACCCGCTGCTGGGCGCCGTGGCCACATTCGGAGCGCTGGTGATCTTCACGCTGGGCATGCTGGCGGAATTCCGCTCGCGCCTGCCGATGCGCGCCGCCGCCATCGAGGGTCTGCAATCGCATCAGCTCCTGGAATCCTCGATGCGCAATTCCGACGCGCTCAAGGCCATGGGCATGTTCGAAGGGCTGATGGACCGCTGGCGCGGCCGCCACCGGCGCTCGGCCGCGTTCCAGTCCGCCGCCGCCGGACGCCTGAGCGCTCTGCTGGCCTCCACCAAGGCTTTCCGCTTTTCCGTGCAGGTGGGCATTCTCGGAACCGGCGCCTACCTGGTCCTGCAGGGTGACCTCACTCCGGGAATGATGATCGCCGGTTCGATCATCATGGGCCGCGCGCTGCAGCCGATCGAGCAGGGCATCACCGCGTGGCGCGGATTTGTCGGCGCCCGCCAGGCATGGCGCCGGGTCAATGCGCTGCTGGAGGGTTTCGGCGCCGATCCGGACGCCGATGCGACGGACCTGCCGCGACCCGAAGGCAAGGTGGAAGCGGAAAACCTGAGCACCGTTCCGCCCGGCGGCGAGACGCCGGTCGTGCGCGGAGTGAACTTCACCCTGCAATCCGGCACGCTGACCGGGTTGATCGGTCCCAGCGGCAGCGGCAAATCGTCGCTGGCCAGCGTGATGATGGGCGTGTGGCCACCTTCCGAAGGAGCATTGCGCCTGGACGGCGCGAGTATCGACGGCTGGTCGGACCACCTGCGCCTGAAGCACTTCGGCTACCTGCCGCAGACCGTGGAACTGTTCGAAGGCACGGTTGCCGAGAACATTTCGCGGCTTCAGGAGCCCGAGGCCGAGGCCGTGATCGCCGCCGCTCAAATGGCCGGCTGCCACGACGTGATCATGCGTCTGCCCGGTAATTATTCTTCGCCGATCGGCGCGGGCGGACGTGGCCTGTCGGCAGGTCAACGCCAGCGCGTGGCGCTGGCCCGCGCGCTGTATGACGATCCCGCGTTTGTCGTACTGGACGAACCGGATTCCAATCTCGACAGCGAGGGGCAGGAAGCGCTGGCGCAGGTCCTGGATACGCTGCGCGAGCGCAGGATCACCACGGTGCTGATTACCCACAACATCCGGCTGCTTCGGCGCGTCGACAGGATCGGCGTGATGAACGAGGGACAGCTCGTGAACTTCGGTCCGCGCGACGAGGTGCTGGGGCAGTTCGCCAAACCCAAGGCCCAGGCCCGGGCGGGCCGCCCCGCGCAACAGCCCGCCGGTCCGGCCAAACCGATACAGGTTAAATACACGCAATGA